In a single window of the Leptospira sanjuanensis genome:
- a CDS encoding DUF1564 family protein, whose product MKDLSTQKTLSHIRRLTNESKINRNSNKATKLIFTKRGSSSDLWIPKLKISNLKQKIAKYGSLKSVLTFLLNNNRNRLASFLEPSRQEKTCYQKANLDLVRFSLRPEASDWAELRLLARYYGISICHFFVILLDLDQTESVSEFANLANNIRSKGLEKSAISLFQCLLPKRKLILFSIVPGVKTIHAIARKSSA is encoded by the coding sequence ATGAAAGATCTAAGCACCCAAAAAACTTTGTCTCATATTCGACGTTTGACGAACGAATCGAAGATCAACAGGAATTCGAATAAGGCAACGAAACTGATTTTCACTAAACGTGGGTCCTCTTCAGATCTTTGGATCCCAAAACTAAAAATTTCCAACCTAAAACAAAAAATCGCAAAGTATGGGTCATTAAAAAGCGTATTGACCTTTCTTTTGAATAACAATCGCAATCGATTGGCTTCTTTCTTAGAGCCGTCTCGGCAAGAAAAAACCTGTTATCAGAAGGCAAATCTTGATTTAGTTCGATTTTCACTTAGACCGGAGGCTTCTGATTGGGCCGAATTGAGATTATTGGCTCGATATTACGGGATCTCTATCTGTCATTTCTTTGTTATCTTACTAGATTTAGATCAAACAGAGTCAGTAAGTGAGTTTGCAAACCTTGCGAACAACATTCGAAGTAAAGGATTAGAAAAATCCGCAATTTCCCTTTTTCAATGCCTCCTTCCCAAACGGAAGCTGATACTTTTTTCGATTGTGCCCGGTGTAAAAACTATTCATGCGATCGCACGAAAGTCATCCGCATAA
- the lsa26 gene encoding surface adhesion protein Lsa26, whose protein sequence is MFKNLRRISVLFFSIASIFFSSSVFAAGTYSEGWAVVKLVQFESRGLIFDSYEGLLEFTTFDKSEKCEAAKDECFSPLKEKVEFSVRPENGEVVNFLSNNLNQEILVQYRIHRFEPVALSTDFEVVSAQRQVTVLPKEAVDKMIGDKSGSKRNFSVTGRILQLDYQGTAIGTYEGLYLDEVRGKVHPFSVTNEEIAKFAWNTMKYGTKYYIGISVAFATGWRKSDYDVFEINYKAPAGGVYSETKK, encoded by the coding sequence ATGTTTAAAAATTTAAGAAGAATTAGCGTTTTATTTTTCTCTATCGCTTCCATATTCTTTTCTTCTTCCGTATTTGCGGCAGGGACTTATTCGGAGGGTTGGGCGGTCGTAAAGCTCGTTCAATTTGAAAGCCGCGGATTGATTTTTGATTCTTACGAAGGGCTTCTCGAATTTACGACCTTTGACAAATCCGAAAAATGCGAAGCGGCAAAAGACGAATGCTTTTCTCCTTTGAAAGAAAAAGTAGAATTCTCCGTTCGCCCCGAAAACGGTGAAGTCGTTAACTTTTTGAGCAACAACTTAAATCAGGAAATTTTAGTTCAATATCGGATTCATAGATTCGAACCCGTCGCTTTGTCCACGGATTTTGAAGTTGTATCCGCCCAGAGGCAAGTTACGGTTCTTCCAAAGGAAGCAGTGGATAAGATGATTGGAGATAAATCCGGATCGAAAAGAAATTTCTCGGTTACGGGTAGAATTCTTCAGCTTGATTATCAAGGAACTGCGATCGGAACCTATGAAGGTCTGTATCTGGACGAGGTTCGTGGAAAGGTTCATCCTTTTTCGGTTACCAACGAAGAAATTGCGAAGTTTGCTTGGAATACGATGAAATATGGAACGAAGTATTATATCGGAATTTCCGTCGCTTTCGCAACCGGCTGGAGAAAGTCGGATTACGATGTTTTTGAAATCAATTATAAAGCTCCTGCCGGCGGCGTTTATTCGGAAACGAAGAAGTAA
- a CDS encoding DUF1564 family protein has protein sequence MNKNKPQQGVRHLRLLKPNRSGREHTKRKIDFALDSRQNMKKLGSPSDLNIPKELVPYVSKRIQDAGGSLRLLLNQCVYKRPLLVPVQKQYFRDRVRYQKQRLELIRFPFRPFEEDWNELKRLASFYNVSMCRMFVRLLESDLPPNSAYATNFELEVIQTPPQPIINSLKKTGT, from the coding sequence ATGAACAAAAATAAACCGCAACAGGGAGTAAGACATTTGCGTCTCCTGAAACCAAATCGTTCTGGAAGAGAACATACAAAGCGTAAAATCGATTTTGCCCTGGACTCGAGGCAAAATATGAAAAAACTGGGTTCTCCATCGGACCTGAATATTCCCAAGGAACTAGTCCCGTATGTTTCGAAACGAATTCAAGATGCGGGCGGATCCTTGCGATTACTGTTAAATCAATGCGTATATAAAAGACCGTTATTAGTGCCGGTTCAAAAACAGTATTTTCGGGATCGGGTCCGATATCAAAAACAAAGACTTGAATTGATCCGATTTCCGTTTCGACCCTTTGAAGAAGATTGGAATGAGCTTAAAAGGCTCGCTTCTTTCTACAACGTATCGATGTGCCGGATGTTTGTACGTTTACTTGAATCTGATCTGCCTCCCAATTCCGCGTACGCGACGAATTTCGAGTTAGAAGTCATTCAAACACCACCACAGCCGATCATAAATTCTTTGAAAAAGACGGGGACCTAA